A region from the Candidatus Cloacimonadota bacterium genome encodes:
- a CDS encoding T9SS type A sorting domain-containing protein encodes MKKTLVLFALILALGGVYGQTLVYYWNFNQNTPPTDTTWDQPIMAAVGDAEITYTFTEAFSFAGTTLNGEGGEVNGGSFAPRGGADTVNNGAYFTIHASTVGLDNIVMSYPTRRTSTGFNTQEVKYTVNGSDWITKYTLDLTDFENGWVAGQMMEVDFSGTPGVANNPNFAIRVVLTGCTTAAGNNRIDNIRITAASQGAAAMPVFDPPAGAYTQPINVAISSSTPGATIHYTTDGSNPTQSSPSYSNPIPVSSTTTIKAIAYASGLDASNVATATYMFPVVVQNMSQLRAQTAGDGTVYLVSGEVLLTFKQSFRNQKYVQDANAGVLVDDPDGKITSIYQIGDGITGIVGTIAYYANLLQFTPVGDPGAATSHGNNIYAPTITINELNMNVANYQGRLIRIANANFVESGNFEVGQNYTLQDATGTVVFRTTFYDVDYIQTEIPSGNFNILVLVNQFNQTPQVTARGLDDWSSTPNDDEVNVPKPTQLIGNHPNPFNPHTTISFHNAKAEPVQIVIYNTKGQIVKTWNLEATTGTHSLSWDGRDDSGNAVSSGVYYYRMQSGKYSSTRKMVLMK; translated from the coding sequence ATGAAAAAGACATTGGTGTTATTCGCCTTGATCCTGGCCCTCGGCGGGGTGTATGGGCAAACCCTGGTCTATTATTGGAATTTCAACCAAAACACGCCGCCCACAGACACGACCTGGGACCAACCCATTATGGCGGCTGTCGGCGATGCCGAAATAACCTACACTTTCACAGAAGCTTTTTCCTTTGCCGGAACCACCCTCAACGGTGAAGGCGGCGAGGTTAATGGCGGCAGTTTTGCCCCCCGCGGCGGTGCCGATACGGTTAATAACGGCGCCTATTTCACCATCCACGCTTCCACAGTGGGTTTGGACAACATCGTGATGAGCTATCCCACCCGCAGAACTTCCACAGGTTTCAACACCCAGGAAGTGAAATATACCGTGAATGGCAGCGATTGGATTACAAAATACACCCTCGACCTCACCGATTTTGAAAACGGCTGGGTGGCGGGGCAGATGATGGAAGTGGATTTCAGCGGTACACCCGGTGTGGCAAACAACCCCAACTTCGCCATCCGCGTGGTTTTGACCGGCTGCACAACCGCCGCTGGCAACAACCGCATCGACAACATCCGCATTACAGCGGCTTCACAGGGCGCGGCGGCAATGCCCGTCTTTGACCCTCCTGCCGGAGCCTACACCCAGCCCATCAACGTTGCCATCAGCAGCAGCACACCCGGAGCCACAATCCATTATACAACCGATGGCAGCAACCCCACTCAAAGCTCACCCAGCTATAGCAATCCCATCCCGGTGAGCAGCACCACCACCATCAAAGCCATTGCCTATGCCAGCGGACTGGATGCCAGCAACGTTGCCACAGCCACATATATGTTCCCCGTGGTGGTTCAAAACATGAGCCAACTGAGAGCGCAAACGGCTGGAGACGGAACGGTTTACCTGGTTTCCGGAGAAGTGCTTCTCACCTTCAAACAAAGCTTCCGCAACCAAAAATATGTGCAGGATGCCAATGCTGGCGTCCTGGTTGACGACCCCGATGGCAAAATCACCTCCATTTATCAGATTGGTGACGGCATCACCGGCATCGTTGGCACCATCGCCTACTATGCCAACCTGCTGCAATTCACCCCTGTGGGCGACCCTGGCGCTGCCACATCCCATGGTAATAACATTTACGCGCCCACCATCACAATTAACGAACTGAACATGAACGTGGCAAATTATCAGGGAAGATTGATCCGCATTGCCAACGCCAATTTCGTGGAAAGCGGCAATTTTGAGGTTGGACAAAACTATACCCTGCAGGATGCCACCGGCACCGTCGTGTTCCGCACCACTTTCTATGATGTGGACTATATCCAAACCGAAATCCCCAGCGGAAACTTCAATATCCTGGTCTTGGTTAATCAATTCAATCAAACCCCGCAGGTCACAGCCCGCGGTTTGGATGACTGGAGCAGCACCCCGAACGACGACGAGGTCAACGTTCCCAAGCCCACCCAACTGATTGGAAACCATCCCAACCCCTTCAATCCCCACACCACCATCAGCTTCCACAACGCCAAAGCCGAACCTGTCCAAATCGTGATTTACAACACCAAGGGACAGATTGTGAAAACTTGGAATCTGGAAGCCACCACAGGCACGCACAGCCTTTCCTGG
- a CDS encoding phosphatidate cytidylyltransferase, translating to MSELQKRVLVSVVGIPVILVVLWFGGPWLVILFGLTAFFASAELNAMLENIDLGIHWFWAVVNLALFSLAVFFPGMIVPLFWVFFLVVILRALLLWDPRRSLSQVAFQLFGAFYLALLPAMCALLGLEKPRLLFGLILLIWLTDTVAYFVGSKWGRRRGIFAVSPNKSLEGFAAGALAPFLMVIILYFTGVSGLDLAHLLLMAFAAGIVGQLGDLAESMLKRFCSVKDSSHLIPGHGGVLDRADSVLLAGSFLYSVMILFG from the coding sequence ATGAGCGAATTGCAAAAGCGTGTTTTGGTTTCCGTGGTCGGCATTCCCGTGATTTTGGTGGTGCTTTGGTTTGGCGGGCCCTGGCTGGTGATTCTGTTTGGTTTGACCGCCTTTTTTGCCAGCGCGGAACTGAACGCCATGCTGGAAAACATCGATTTGGGCATTCATTGGTTTTGGGCGGTGGTAAACCTTGCCCTGTTCAGCCTTGCCGTGTTTTTCCCGGGCATGATTGTGCCCCTTTTCTGGGTGTTTTTCCTGGTTGTAATCCTGCGGGCGCTGCTGCTTTGGGACCCGCGGAGGTCGTTGTCCCAGGTGGCTTTTCAGCTTTTTGGGGCCTTCTATCTGGCGCTTTTACCCGCCATGTGCGCGCTTTTGGGTTTAGAGAAACCCCGCCTGCTTTTTGGACTGATTCTGCTGATTTGGCTCACGGATACGGTTGCCTATTTTGTTGGCAGCAAATGGGGACGGCGGCGCGGGATTTTCGCGGTCAGCCCAAACAAATCTTTGGAAGGTTTCGCGGCGGGAGCGCTTGCACCTTTTCTGATGGTGATTATATTGTATTTTACAGGCGTTTCTGGCCTTGATTTGGCGCATTTGCTGCTCATGGCATTTGCGGCAGGAATTGTTGGTCAATTGGGAGACCTTGCCGAAAGCATGCTCAAGCGTTTCTGCTCCGTGAAAGACAGTTCCCACCTGATTCCGGGACATGGCGGAGTTTTGGACCGCGCGGACAGCGTGCTTCTGGCGGGTTCGTTCCTTTATAGTGTGATGATTCTTTTTGGATAA
- a CDS encoding isoprenyl transferase, producing MNYKKLVPKLDLTRLPAHVGIIMDGNGRWAASKKRPRMYGHRAGARSVRQVVELGVELKLGYITFYAFSTENWSRPDDEVQGLLKLLKEFLAKEIAELKRQNIRVNIIGSESRLDPVYLAEIREMASPTFGNTGLTVNMAFNYGGRLEIVEGIQKLCAQNLGNPEAIKNLTPQAFSNYLYTAGQPDPDLIIRTSGERRISNFLLWQMAYSEIYITQTLWPDFDKASFIEALLDFQSRERRYGGVESQ from the coding sequence ATGAACTATAAAAAACTGGTTCCCAAGCTTGATTTGACGCGGCTTCCCGCGCACGTTGGCATCATTATGGATGGAAACGGACGCTGGGCTGCGAGCAAAAAAAGACCCCGCATGTATGGTCATCGAGCCGGAGCCAGGTCTGTGCGTCAGGTTGTGGAACTGGGAGTGGAGCTGAAACTGGGCTATATCACTTTCTATGCTTTCAGCACCGAAAATTGGAGCCGTCCCGATGATGAAGTGCAGGGGCTTTTGAAGCTCTTGAAAGAATTTTTGGCAAAGGAAATTGCCGAACTGAAGCGGCAAAACATCCGTGTAAATATCATCGGCAGCGAAAGCAGGCTGGACCCAGTATATCTTGCCGAAATCAGGGAAATGGCATCGCCCACCTTTGGCAATACGGGTTTGACCGTGAATATGGCTTTCAACTATGGTGGCAGGCTGGAAATCGTGGAGGGAATCCAAAAACTCTGTGCCCAGAACCTGGGAAATCCGGAGGCGATTAAAAACCTGACGCCGCAAGCTTTTTCGAACTATCTTTATACAGCCGGACAGCCCGACCCTGACCTCATCATCCGCACCAGTGGTGAGAGACGCATCTCAAACTTTTTGCTGTGGCAGATGGCATATTCAGAGATTTATATCACCCAAACGCTGTGGCCGGATTTTGACAAAGCCTCGTTCATCGAAGCTTTGCTGGATTTCCAGAGCCGTGAGCGCAGGTATGGAGGAGTGGAAAGCCAATGA